A single genomic interval of Armigeres subalbatus isolate Guangzhou_Male chromosome 1, GZ_Asu_2, whole genome shotgun sequence harbors:
- the LOC134206583 gene encoding uncharacterized protein LOC134206583, whose translation MAERRLVCLERKLAKDPALKIKVIEQIDEYLERGYAHEATERELQNCEPHRIWYLPLGIVQNPHKPGKVRIVWDAAARVGEVSLNSMLLTGPDLLTPLLKVLCGFRQRQYVAVGDVRQMFHQILVKQRDRQSQRFLFRLSPEQKPTVYVMDVVIFGASCSPCLAQHVKNTNAKEYGEVYPEAASAIINNTYVDDFLDSRDTIEETVRILEEVRWIFSRAGFDIRNWQSNSEEILRRVGVDVDEKTKRFSVEKSTVSERVLGMSWDPRNDLFKFTTQFREDLKPLLSGHVVPTKRQVLRVVMSHFDPLGIVATYTVHGKILIQDVWRSRVQWDDPIAEEDYGAWQRWVKLIPNLAEVRMPRCYFPNYSPRSLDSLELHVFVDASLLAYCAVAYFRIIDNGVPRCTLVTAKTKVTPLKPQSIPRNELSAGVIGVRLLKSVQENHSIPVQKRYMWTDSTTVLAWLRADPRKYRQFVAFRIAEIQSETRIEEWHYVPSNLNLADKGTKWGNGPCFNPENSWFTGPPFLLRPENEWPRLPIKLAEPLQEVKAIHHHVSVFDPAIDFSKFSRWEDLVKNLSYLYHFVHRCQTLHRVKTNSSVTILDQKDYAAAEASVWRVVQGQTYPAEITIIRKNAELPIDKQKSLGYTSSLRKMSPFLDDAGLLRMRSRININNVYYSFDFQNPVIIPRGSHVTNLLIHKYHQKFGHANVDTVINELRQRYYIPKIRFAVKTVVKMCMWCKVYRARPAEPKMAVLPHPRVTPYVRPFTFTGLDYFGPLIVKRRRTNEKRWVALFTCLTVRAVHVEVVHTMSAASCKMAIRRFVSRRGLPQQIYSDNGTNFRGAARELADEIKAINKELASTFSNAETEWIFNPPSAPHMGGVWERKVRSIKDAFKALHHNQRLDDEELMTFLAEAELIVNSHPLTFVPIADSTEEAVTPNNFLLMSSNGANNSSRIRISEKVLLRVNWKLMQQLLNQFWKRWIQGYLPTIARRTKWFNDVRPLQVDDPVVIVDETVRNGWLRGRVVEIYPSRDGQVRKVDVQTSSGVFQRPAIKVALLDILEQSKANQG comes from the coding sequence ATGGCAGAACGTCGCCTTGTTTGCCTGGAGAGGAAACTGGCCAAGGATCCAGCTCTTAAAATAAAAGTCATTGAGCAGATCGATGAATATCTAGAGCGCGGTTATGCGCACGAAGCTACGGAAAGAGAGCTGCAAAATTGCGAACCACATCGGATCTGGTATCTTCCCTTGGGCATCGTGCAAAACCCACACAAGCCAGGGAAAGTACGTATTGTTTGGGATGCAGCGGCACGGGTTGGAGAGGTATCTCTTAACTCTATGCTACTTACGGGACCAGATCTGCTGACTCCACTGCTGAAGGTCTTATGTGGATTCCGTCAACGACAGTACGTAGCGGTAGGAGATGTGCGTCAAATGTTCCACCAAATTTTGGTAAAGCAAAGGGATCGACAATCTCAAAGATTCCTGTTTCGATTGAGTCCGGAACAAAAACCAACTGTGTATGTTATGGACGTAGTTATCTTCGGGGCGTCATGCTCTCCATGCCTTGCGCAACATGTGAAGAACACCAATGCGAAGGAGTACGGGGAGGTTTATCCAGAAGCGGCATCGGCGATTATCAACAACACCTACGTTGACGATTTCTTGGATAGCCGTGATACTATAGAAGAAACAGTGCGTATATTAGAGGAGGTTCGATGGATTTTTAGCAGAGCTGGGTTCGACATTAGGAACTGGCAATCCAACTCCGAGGAGATTCTTCGACGGGTCGGGGTAGACGTCGATGAGAAAACGAAACGCTTTTCAGTGGAGAAGTCTACTGTTTCAGAACGTGTCCTTGGTATGTCTTGGGACCCCAGGAACGATttattcaaattcaccacacagtTTCGTGAAGATCTCAAGCCTTTGCTATCCGGCCATGTCGTTCCCACCAAAAGGCAAGTTCTGAGGGTAGTTATGAGCCATTTTGATCCACTGGGGATCGTAGCCACCTACACAGTGCATGGGAAAATATTAATCCAGGACGTGTGGAGATCTAGAGTTCAATGGGACGATCCTATCGCGGAAGAAGATTATGGGGCCTGGCAGCGTTGGGTGAAACTAATTCCAAATCTGGCGGAGGTGCGAATGCCGAGGTGTTACTTCCCGAACTATAGCCCACGCAGTCTAGATTCCTTGGAGCTCCATGTCTTCGTAGATGCTAGTTTGTTGGCCTACTGTGCTGTAGCTTATTTCCGGATTATCGACAATGGTGTTCCAAGATGTACTCTAGTAACGGCCAAAACAAAGGTGACACCTCTGAAACCTCAATCAATACCGAGGAATGAACTAAGTGCCGGAGTGATCGGAGTGAGGCTGCTCAAGAGTGTCCAAGAAAACCACTCCATACCAGTCCAGAAACGGTACATGTGGACCGACTCAACCACTGTGTTAGCCTGGTTGAGAGCTGACCCAAGGAAGTACCGACAATTTGTGGCATTTCGAATAGCAGAAATTCAGTCGGAGACAAGAATTGAAGAATGGCACTACGTTCCTTCTAACCTGAACCTTGCTGACAAGGGGACGAAATGGGGCAATGGGCCATGTTTCAATCCAGAAAATTCATGGTTTACTGGGCCGCCGTTTCTACTTCGACCAGAGAATGAGTGGCCTCGTCTGCCGATCAAACTTGCGGAGCCATTGCAAGAGGTTAAAGCCATTCATCATCACGTCTCAGTTTTTGATCCGGCAATCGATTTCTCAAAGTTTTCACGTTGGGAGGACCTTGTAAAAAATCTAAGCTACTTGTATCACTTCGTTCATCGTTGCCAAACACTACACAGAGTAAAGACAAACAGTAGCGTAACAATTCTGGACCAAAAAGACTATGCGGCAGCTGAGGCAAGTGTGTGGCGCGTAGTACAAGGTCAAACCTATCCCGCTGAAATCACCATTATTCGCAAAAACGCAGAGCTTCcgattgataagcaaaagtCGTTGGGATATACAAGTTCCCTCAGGAAAATGTCCCCATTCTTAGACGACGCAGGACTTTTGCGAATGCGTAGTCGCATTAACATAAATAATGTCTACTATTCGTTCGACTTTCAAAATCCGGTAATAATTCCCAGAGGAAGTCACGTTACCAATCTCCTTATACACAAATACCATCAGAAATTCGGTCATGCAAACGTCGATACTGTCATCAATGAGCTACGCCAACGATACTATATACCCAAAATCCGATTCGCCGTTAAAACTGTGGTAAAAATGTGTATGTGGTGTAAGGTCTATCGAGCGAGGCCAGCTGAACCAAAGATGGCTGTGCTACCACATCCAAGAGTGACGCCATACGTTCGCCCGTTTACTTTCACGGGATTGGATTATTTTGGACCATTGATCGTTAAACGACGTCGCACTAATGAGAAGAGATGGGTGGCACTATTCACGTGCCTTACTGTACGAGCTGTCCACGTGGAGGTAGTGCACACAATGTCAGCCGCATCGTGTAAAATGGCAATTCGCCGTTTCGTTTCACGTAGAGGATTGCCGCAGCAAATATACAGTGATAACGGGACCAATTTTCGAGGAGCCGCTCGGGAGTTAGCAGATGAAATAAAGGCTATCAACAAGGAATTAGCGTCCACGTTTTCAAACGCCGAAACCGAGTGGATTTTCAATCCACCCTCCGCTCCGCATATGGGAGGCGTATGGGAGCGAAAAGTGCGCTCAATCAAGGACGCTTTCAAGGCGTTGCATCACAATCAACGTTTAGACGACGAAGAGTTGATGACATTTCTTGCAGAAGCCGAATTGATCGTCAACTCTCATCCTCTTACATTTGTGCCCATAGCAGACTCAACAGAAGAAGCGGTGACTCCAAACAACTTTCTGCTCATGAGTTCAAATGGTGCCAACAACTCGTCAAGGATCCGCATTAGTGAAAAAGTATTGCTGAGGGTGAATTGGAAGCTGATGCAGCAACTGTTGAACCAGTTTTGGAAACGATGGATTCAAGGC